A genomic window from Sphingobacterium sp. BN32 includes:
- a CDS encoding M14 family metallopeptidase has protein sequence MKNLKASLWLLLLLVAISIQTQAQQISSPKTHFGFEIGDDYQLANFEQTERYFKKLSEQSDRVIYQSIGKTEEGRDQCMLIISSPENLKNLEKYKQISSKLARAEMTEQEARNLSKDGKSVVWIDGGLHSTEVVGMHQLIQTAYLLASAKDAETEHILQNSIILLVHANPDGQDLVSNWYMREKEATKRSTSLVPVLYQKYAGHDNNRDFFMLNLKESQNMARQLFVEWVPQIMYNHHQTAPAGAVVAGAPYRDPFNYVFDPLLMSGIDALGAAMSSRLNAENKPGYTAKGGSVFSTWYNGGLRTTTYFHNMIGLLTEIIGNPTPYDIPLVPSRLIPSSNTQNPVVPQRWHFRQSIDYSISLNYAVMGYAARYRDEVLYNIYRMGRNSIEKGSKDTWSLSPSKVAIVEQAVQDARKANPNERFPDAKLVNKLYEDKTLRDPRAYVIPSDQADFNTAVKFLNALIGNGIEVMKATAEFTVAGKSYPEGSFIVKTNQAFRPHILDMFEPQDHPDDFEYPGGPPIPPYDAAGWTLAYIMNVKFDRFLDDINGPFQKLTLGDPIILEKKASAKSKFLSLPAANNDSYKIVNSLLNNKQKVWRDQDNGNFYIANNNNLSLNVPSTAINAVPKSAKALKPLRIALWDSYGGSMPSGWIRFLMEQFDYNATVVFPPDIDKGNLKEKFDVIILPGGAIPRFQNNVGSGYGPNFNNAAPQNIPSPYRERWGRLTAEQSIPVLRDFMEKGGTIVSIGNSIDIAKHFNLGITEALVDANNKALRREVFYTPGSVLKAKIANNLPDTWGYNADIDVYYSNSALFKINDPQIKPLIWFDSDQVLKSGWSWGEKYLKDAVLAFDAKIGKGKLVCFGNDITFRAQTHGTFKFLFNQLY, from the coding sequence ATGAAAAATCTAAAAGCTTCCCTATGGCTTTTACTTCTGCTTGTTGCTATATCCATTCAAACCCAAGCACAACAGATCAGCTCGCCAAAAACACATTTCGGATTCGAGATCGGCGATGATTATCAACTTGCAAATTTTGAGCAGACAGAACGATATTTTAAAAAACTGAGCGAGCAGTCTGATCGTGTTATCTACCAATCAATCGGAAAGACAGAAGAAGGTCGCGACCAATGCATGCTCATCATCAGTTCGCCTGAAAACCTAAAGAACTTAGAAAAGTACAAGCAGATATCCTCGAAACTCGCTCGTGCAGAGATGACGGAGCAGGAAGCGCGCAATTTATCCAAAGATGGAAAAAGTGTCGTGTGGATCGATGGAGGTCTTCACTCCACCGAAGTCGTGGGTATGCATCAGCTCATTCAAACCGCCTACCTCTTAGCTTCTGCCAAAGACGCCGAGACAGAACATATCCTACAGAACAGCATCATCCTGCTGGTACATGCAAACCCAGACGGGCAAGACCTGGTTTCCAACTGGTATATGCGCGAGAAAGAAGCAACAAAAAGATCGACCAGCTTAGTGCCAGTCCTGTATCAAAAATATGCCGGACATGATAATAACCGCGACTTCTTTATGTTGAACTTAAAAGAAAGTCAGAATATGGCTCGCCAACTCTTTGTCGAATGGGTTCCGCAGATTATGTACAATCATCATCAAACAGCACCTGCCGGTGCAGTCGTTGCCGGAGCTCCTTACCGCGACCCCTTCAACTATGTGTTCGACCCGCTACTGATGTCGGGTATTGATGCCTTAGGCGCAGCGATGTCTTCCCGCTTAAATGCAGAAAATAAGCCGGGTTATACGGCAAAAGGGGGGTCTGTATTCTCCACTTGGTATAACGGAGGATTGAGAACAACGACTTATTTTCACAACATGATCGGCCTTTTAACCGAAATCATTGGAAACCCTACTCCCTATGACATTCCTTTGGTTCCCTCGCGCTTGATTCCCTCCAGCAATACCCAAAATCCTGTCGTTCCACAACGTTGGCACTTCCGACAGTCCATCGACTATTCTATCTCTTTAAATTATGCTGTAATGGGCTATGCCGCGAGATACCGTGATGAGGTACTCTACAACATATACCGTATGGGGCGCAACTCAATCGAAAAAGGTAGCAAGGACACCTGGTCGCTGTCGCCAAGCAAAGTCGCCATCGTAGAACAGGCTGTACAGGATGCGCGCAAAGCGAATCCAAACGAACGCTTCCCGGATGCCAAACTGGTCAATAAGCTATACGAAGATAAAACACTGCGCGACCCGAGGGCATACGTCATTCCATCCGACCAAGCCGACTTTAATACAGCTGTCAAGTTCCTGAATGCACTAATTGGAAACGGTATCGAAGTGATGAAAGCAACTGCAGAATTTACTGTTGCAGGAAAATCATATCCGGAAGGCTCTTTTATCGTTAAAACCAACCAAGCTTTCCGTCCGCATATCCTGGATATGTTCGAACCACAGGATCATCCTGATGATTTTGAATATCCTGGAGGCCCTCCGATTCCACCCTACGATGCGGCGGGATGGACATTGGCTTATATCATGAACGTCAAGTTCGACCGTTTCCTGGATGATATCAACGGACCTTTCCAGAAATTAACCTTAGGTGATCCTATCATCTTAGAAAAGAAAGCCTCGGCAAAAAGCAAATTCCTAAGCCTGCCAGCAGCGAACAATGACAGCTACAAAATAGTCAACTCGCTATTGAACAATAAACAAAAGGTCTGGCGCGATCAAGACAATGGAAATTTCTATATCGCAAACAACAACAATTTATCATTAAACGTACCAAGTACAGCAATAAATGCTGTTCCAAAGAGTGCCAAAGCCCTAAAACCTTTGCGTATCGCTTTATGGGACAGCTACGGTGGCAGCATGCCATCCGGATGGATCAGGTTCCTCATGGAACAATTCGACTATAACGCAACAGTGGTCTTCCCGCCAGATATCGACAAAGGAAATCTTAAAGAGAAATTCGACGTGATCATCCTTCCGGGAGGTGCTATCCCTCGCTTTCAAAATAATGTCGGCTCGGGCTACGGACCAAATTTCAATAACGCTGCACCTCAAAATATCCCCTCGCCATACCGCGAAAGATGGGGCCGACTGACAGCTGAGCAGTCCATCCCTGTACTGCGCGACTTTATGGAAAAAGGCGGGACAATTGTATCTATTGGCAACAGCATTGACATCGCAAAACACTTTAATTTGGGCATAACCGAAGCCCTCGTCGATGCAAATAACAAAGCCCTGCGCAGAGAGGTTTTCTATACGCCAGGCTCCGTGCTCAAGGCAAAAATCGCAAACAATCTCCCGGACACCTGGGGATACAACGCGGATATCGACGTCTACTACAGCAACTCTGCACTATTTAAAATTAACGACCCGCAAATAAAACCATTGATCTGGTTTGACAGCGACCAAGTCCTGAAAAGCGGCTGGTCATGGGGCGAAAAATATCTGAAAGACGCTGTATTAGCCTTCGACGCCAAAATCGGAAAAGGAAAACTAGTATGCTTCGGCAATGATATCACCTTCCGCGCACAAACCCACGGAACATTTAAATTTTTGTTTAATCAGCTATATTAG